The Bacteroidota bacterium DNA segment TTACAACGTGCTTTTTGTTATAATGCCATAGGCGATTTCACTAATTCGGAAAAAGACTATACTACTTTAATCGAAAATCAGCCGAACAACAAATACATGTACTTAAGTAGAGGTAGCGCAAGAAATAAGCTAAAAAAATACAATTTAGCAATTCAAGATTTCGACAAAGTAATTGAGTTGGATGAAAAAAATGCAGAAGCTTATAATAACAGAGGTTGGTCTAAAAAAGAAGCAGGAGACGTAGAAGGAGCTTGTAAAGATTGGCATAAATCTAAACGACTAGGTAACGAAGAGGCAAAAATTATATTGAGCAATACAAAATGTAAATAGTAATTTAATTTTAGTGGTCATGAAAAAAATTACACTATCTATCGTTACCCTTTTAATCATTGCGGTACTGTATTCTTTCAAAAACATATCAGTAGAAGATATTAACTTTGCTGATTGTTTAAAAAAATACAATTCGAAATGGGGCGAGCCTTGTGCAGACTGTAAAACATGGAAGGATTCTTACACTGTAAAATTACGCAACGAGTGTAACGAAAAAATTGATGTACAAATCTGTGTACAGGAAAAAAATAAAACATGGAAAAAATTCATGTTTACTGCTATGCCTCCTAAAGACACCATGACAGCATACGCCTGCGAAGGAACCGGCAA contains these protein-coding regions:
- a CDS encoding tetratricopeptide repeat protein; its protein translation is MNTKTLFIALILTTLSVSFKAQSAEDYLKKGNNYKENTKYKEAIEQYNKALEIKPGDLNVILQRAFCYNAIGDFTNSEKDYTTLIENQPNNKYMYLSRGSARNKLKKYNLAIQDFDKVIELDEKNAEAYNNRGWSKKEAGDVEGACKDWHKSKRLGNEEAKIILSNTKCK